The following proteins are encoded in a genomic region of Oncorhynchus keta strain PuntledgeMale-10-30-2019 chromosome 35, Oket_V2, whole genome shotgun sequence:
- the cdc25b gene encoding LOW QUALITY PROTEIN: M-phase inducer phosphatase 2 (The sequence of the model RefSeq protein was modified relative to this genomic sequence to represent the inferred CDS: inserted 2 bases in 2 codons; substituted 1 base at 1 genomic stop codon) encodes MDFKNVISDFSSNNRPDRIHGLSSLSLPDMASTCIKNHLFSLASTNVLSPVTNLALNMNNLAGLGSQQCETPKRKGHVPLLKMPSFASDCSSDAGLGMDSPLDPVDVEERFDEAVVQSGRVANDKMPIRRINSLPLLLGSSPALKSPDPESQQHRYGAFGPYGSVQDTAASSGHGWQGNKENQEVGFEFKKPAKPASRCRRRSFHSGGGENKDFARRPNSAPALMLSPPSSQRLSSLDDSSPMVLRRSSFTRSLNEDDDGFLEVLDDCEEEEECDMPTGMASLLTAPLVRDNTAVDSPVARCRPRGLFRSPSMPSQVERAPLKRPECPQDENTPVRVKRRRSLVETHITNVDQGDCSPRKMTFCNHTEIEKLLDTSESDQDVELIGDFTKPFVLSTVEGKHQDLKYITPEMMVSVCSXWCPLCQLHHVVERIVVIDCRYPYEFXGGHIKGALNLYQEEQVEEYLLRTPIAPSXPDHRVLLVFHCEFSSERGPRMCRFVRERDRTMNEYPNLHYPEIYILKGGYKEFFPDFRMQCEPQGYRPMHHQDFKEDLRKFRLKSRTWAGERSKRGLYSRLKKL; translated from the exons atggattttaaaaacgTTATCAGCGATTTCAGCTCTAACAACAGGCCCGACAGAATCCACGGCCTTTCCTCACTGTCGCTGCCCGACATGGCTTCGACTTGCATCAAgaatcatctcttctctcttgcttCAACAAATGTACTGTCGCCCGTCACTAATCTGGCCTTAAACATGAACAATCTAGCTGGACTTGGAAG CCAACAATGTGAAACTCCCAAGAGGAAAGGACATGTGCCCCTCCTGAAGATGCCCTCTTTCGCCTCCGACTGCTCGTCTGATGCTG GTCTTGGTATGGATTCCCCCTTAGACCCTGTGGATGTTGAGGAGAG GTTTGACGAGGCCGTTGTGCAGTCTGGGAGAGTTGCCAACGA TAAAATGCCAATCCGAAGAATCAACTCTCTACCACTGCTGTTAGGCTCCAGTCCGGCTCTGAAGAGTCCGGACCCAGAGAGCCAGCAGCACCGCTACGGGGCCTTCGGACCCTACGGCTCAGTCCAGGATACAGCCGCCTCCTCTGGGCATGGTTGGCAGGGCAACAAGGAGAACCAGGAGGTGGGCTTCGAGTTTAAGAAGCCCGCCAAGCCAGCGTCACGCTGCCGTAGGAGGTCCTTCcatagtggaggaggagagaacaagGACTTTGCCCGTCGGCCCAACTCTGCCCCAGCCCTCATG ctgtCCCCACCCTCGTCGCAGCGCCTCAGCTCATTGGACGACAGCAGTCCCATGGTCCTGCGCCGCTCCTCCTTCACCCGCTCCCTTAATGAGGATGACGATGGTTTCCTTGAAGTTCTGGAtgactgtgaggaggaggaggagtgtgacATGCCCACGGGGATGGCCAGCCTGCTGACAGCTCCTCTTGTGAGGGACAACACTGCAGTGGACTCG CCGGTGGCTCGTTGTCGGCCGAGGGGCCTGTTCCGCTCCCCCTCCATGCCCAGTCAGGTGGAGCGCGCCCCCCTGAAGCGCCCTGAGTGTCCCCAGGATGAGAACACGCCGGTCAGGGTGAAGAGACGACGCAGCCTGGTGGAAACGCACATCACCAACGTGGACCAGGGCGACTGCTCTCCCAGAAAAATG aCGTTCTGTAACCACACTGAGATTGAGAAGCTGCTGGACACTAGTGAGTCTGACCAGGACGTAGAGCTGATCGGAGATTTCACCAAACCCTTTGTCCTGTCCACCGTGGAGGGTAAACACCAGGACCTGAAATACATCACTCCTGAGATG atgGTGTCCGTCTGTTCCTGATGGTGTCCGCTCTGCCAGCTGCATCACGTTGTCGAGAGGATCGTGGTGATTGACTGTCGCTACCCGTATGAGT GAGGGGGCCACATCAAAGGAGCCCTGAACCTCTACCAGGAGGAGCAGGTGGAGGAGTACCTCCTACGCACCCCCATCGCCCCCT CCCCTGACCACAGGGTCCTCCTCGTCTTCCACTGTGAGTTCTCCTCAGAGCGAGGGCCCAGGATGTGTCGTTTCGTACGTGAGAGGGACAGGACGATGAACGAGTACCCTAACCTGCACTACCCAGAAATCTACATTCTCAAGGGAGGATACAAAGAGTTCTTCCCTGACTTCCGG ATGCAGTGTGAGCCCCAGGGGTACCGGCCCATGCACCACCAGGACTTTAAAGAGGACCTGAGGAAGTTCAGACTGAAGAGCAGGACCTGGGCCGGGGAGCGCAGCAAGAGGGGACTGTACAGCAGACTGAAGAAGCTGTAG